A portion of the Actomonas aquatica genome contains these proteins:
- a CDS encoding glutamate-5-semialdehyde dehydrogenase — protein sequence MSDELAQQVTTIAQQARAASYALATAPTAQKNAALEHLATLLPAASERLIAANKLDLDAAEANGLTAAQIDRLTLTPERLDHLAESVRQVAALPDPVGAALETTTRPNGLVIEKRRVPIGVIGIIYEARPNVTIDCAILCLKSGNAAILRGGKEIFHTNTAFAALLAEALAAADLPAEAIQLIPTTDRAALNTLLKLDELIHCIIPRGGEGLIRFVAQNSTIPVIKHYTGVCCIYLDKAADPTLASAITVNAKTQRPGVCNAAEQLLVHADVAATLLPQVASALIEAGVELVADGRAAAILSTANLPHGIASDEDLRAEFLALKMAVRIVDSVDDAIAQINRDSSGHSESIITTDAATAARFQAAVDSSAVFWNASTRFNDGFEFGFGAEIGISTDRLHARGPMGLPELCSYKYVVTGTGQTRG from the coding sequence ATGTCCGACGAGCTCGCCCAACAAGTCACCACGATCGCCCAACAAGCCCGCGCCGCTTCCTACGCGTTGGCCACGGCTCCGACCGCGCAGAAAAACGCCGCGCTCGAACACCTCGCCACCCTCCTGCCGGCCGCCTCCGAGCGCCTCATCGCGGCCAATAAACTCGACCTCGACGCCGCCGAAGCCAATGGCCTCACAGCCGCCCAGATCGATCGCCTCACCCTCACACCCGAGCGCCTCGACCACCTCGCCGAATCCGTGCGCCAAGTCGCCGCCCTCCCCGATCCCGTCGGCGCCGCCCTCGAAACCACCACCCGCCCCAACGGCCTCGTCATCGAGAAGCGCCGCGTGCCCATCGGCGTGATCGGCATCATCTACGAGGCCCGCCCCAACGTCACCATCGACTGCGCCATCCTCTGCCTCAAATCCGGCAACGCCGCCATCCTCCGCGGCGGCAAGGAGATCTTCCACACCAACACCGCCTTCGCCGCCTTGCTCGCCGAAGCCCTCGCCGCGGCCGACCTCCCCGCCGAGGCCATCCAACTCATTCCCACCACCGACCGCGCCGCGCTCAACACCTTGCTGAAGCTCGACGAGCTCATCCACTGCATCATCCCCCGCGGCGGTGAGGGCCTCATCCGCTTCGTCGCCCAAAACAGCACCATCCCGGTCATCAAACACTACACCGGCGTCTGCTGCATCTACCTCGATAAAGCCGCCGACCCGACGCTCGCTTCCGCCATCACGGTCAACGCCAAAACCCAGCGCCCCGGCGTCTGCAACGCCGCCGAACAACTCCTCGTGCACGCCGACGTTGCCGCCACGCTCCTCCCCCAGGTCGCCAGCGCGCTCATCGAAGCCGGCGTCGAACTGGTCGCCGATGGCCGCGCCGCCGCCATCCTCAGCACCGCCAATCTTCCCCACGGCATTGCCTCCGACGAGGACCTGCGAGCCGAGTTCCTCGCCCTCAAGATGGCCGTGCGCATCGTCGATTCCGTCGACGACGCCATCGCCCAAATCAACCGCGACAGCTCCGGCCACAGCGAATCGATCATCACGACCGACGCCGCCACCGCCGCCCGCTTCCAAGCCGCCGTCGACAGCTCCGCCGTCTTCTGGAACGCCTCCACCCGCTTCAACGACGGCTTCGAGTTCGGCTTCGGCGCCGAGATCGGCATCAGCACCGATCGCCTCCACGCCCGCGGCCCCATGGGCCTGCCCGAGCTCTGCTCCTACAAATACGTCGTCACCGGCACCGGCCAAACCCGCGGCTAA
- a CDS encoding PIN domain-containing protein, with protein sequence MTIIDTSAWIEMLRPTGDPQVRREVVELIQSGEARLIPPVALELWNGARGEKEKRGLAQIEAALDALPVTTAVWKESYALARRARAAGLTSPAIDLLIQATARHHGARLLSTDAHIAALQALG encoded by the coding sequence ATGACGATTATCGACACCTCCGCTTGGATCGAGATGCTGCGCCCCACTGGCGACCCTCAGGTTCGTCGTGAGGTGGTGGAGCTGATTCAATCCGGCGAAGCCCGCCTCATCCCTCCGGTGGCGCTGGAGCTCTGGAACGGCGCACGGGGCGAAAAAGAAAAACGCGGATTGGCTCAAATTGAGGCCGCTTTGGATGCACTTCCGGTCACAACTGCGGTCTGGAAGGAGAGCTACGCCTTGGCCCGGCGTGCCCGCGCCGCGGGTTTGACCAGTCCGGCCATCGATTTGCTCATCCAAGCCACCGCCCGTCACCACGGCGCCCGGCTGCTCTCCACCGACGCTCATATCGCCGCGTTGCAAGCGCTGGGTTGA
- a CDS encoding DUF5060 domain-containing protein, which translates to MIDLHSLLRATRLLPLLAVAALPASLRASSAPIAPPDLIFAEQNGVVAVEAEHFIAQDLTQTRAFHLVSTINDPGVRPDPDPNHATSASGRAYVEVLPDTLTTDDEPATEGINISNTPGQHAVLSYRVRFSRGGRYYFWARHYATGTADNSVHVGLNGEWPESGRRWQSLRRNAWVWDCKQRTSQVPAGEPYSSYLDIPGPGDHLIQISMHEDGFELDKWVLARGVVFEPDGEGPTPVIAEGSAPPPFPVAARAAAARETAYGTTLPFPARWGEPPPVQTRDLRPLPAGFGSGSSTLARWIEQQLATDHAREAAGTLLPAAAFEFPPPGFELSDDEAFAGLPADGPRTASAFINPPVSGGRFHITLHTVGSDTTPATYELYVGGRHIGAFEPPLAFEPTAEGPAFNRLWEFVEINDGEAIELRATVGSSDADAPAAAAAARWSRLVLTPVDYDPTRPPPPAVPGVSSATYTRASSNAEGASANVLARAPNGDGAITVSGERLQWHTVTLDLDGPFAHEDDVAPNPFSDLAFNVTFTHASGSPRYTVPGFFAADGHAAESSATSGRTWRAHFTPDVPGDWTYVVSFERGPHAATYHGGNPVAPYHGLSGVLSIAPTDKAAPDFRARGRLTYTGERYLRFAGDGRPWLKAGPDAPETFLAYTGFDNTTAGREQVPLKSWTAHLRDWQRGDPTWRDGRGRGIIGALNYLAAQGLNTVSFLTYNAGGDGDNVWPFVDRNDKLHYDVSKLAQWDLVFTHAQRLGLHLHFKLQETEIDDQRATHLRTATTIPEAMDGGDTGPERRLYFRELIARFGHHLALTWNFGEENTQTYEEQIAMLNYVASIDPYQHHRVLHTYPHQQDEVYTPLLGDRSKLTGISLQNAWDTVHERTAHWLAASAATGHTWVVANDEQGSAAVGVPADPGYEGQDGVATTADGVQYDLHDIRALTLWGNLMAGGAGVEYYFGYQQPQNDLQCEDYRSRTRSWTYARLALEFFRALPVDLATLLPADQLAGVDWCLAAPGELYVVYLPRGGEATLDLTNAPGTYAVEWFDPRTGDRFPANPVTGGAPVSLGTAPDLPTADWALTLTRME; encoded by the coding sequence ATGATCGACCTTCACTCCCTCCTCCGCGCCACCCGCCTGCTGCCCCTGCTTGCCGTCGCCGCCCTGCCCGCTTCCTTGCGCGCGTCCTCCGCCCCCATCGCCCCACCCGACCTCATTTTTGCCGAGCAAAACGGCGTCGTCGCCGTCGAGGCCGAACACTTCATCGCCCAGGACCTCACCCAGACCCGCGCCTTCCACCTCGTTTCCACCATCAACGATCCCGGCGTGCGGCCCGACCCCGACCCCAATCACGCCACCTCCGCCAGCGGCCGCGCCTACGTTGAGGTCCTTCCCGACACGCTCACCACCGACGACGAACCCGCGACCGAGGGTATCAACATCTCCAATACGCCCGGCCAACACGCCGTGCTCAGCTATCGCGTCCGCTTCAGCCGCGGCGGCCGTTATTATTTCTGGGCCCGCCACTATGCCACCGGCACGGCCGACAACTCCGTTCACGTCGGCCTCAACGGCGAGTGGCCCGAGAGCGGCCGCCGTTGGCAGTCCCTCCGCCGCAACGCCTGGGTCTGGGACTGCAAACAGCGCACCTCCCAGGTCCCCGCCGGCGAACCCTATTCCAGCTACCTCGACATCCCCGGCCCCGGCGACCACCTCATCCAAATCTCCATGCACGAGGACGGCTTCGAACTCGACAAGTGGGTCCTCGCCCGCGGCGTCGTGTTTGAACCCGACGGCGAGGGTCCCACGCCCGTCATCGCCGAAGGCTCCGCCCCGCCGCCCTTCCCCGTCGCCGCCCGCGCCGCCGCTGCCCGCGAAACCGCTTACGGCACCACCCTGCCCTTCCCCGCCCGCTGGGGCGAACCGCCCCCAGTGCAGACCCGCGACCTGCGCCCGCTGCCCGCCGGCTTCGGCTCCGGTTCCAGCACCCTCGCCCGCTGGATCGAACAACAGCTCGCCACCGATCACGCTCGCGAAGCCGCTGGCACCCTCCTGCCCGCCGCCGCCTTTGAGTTCCCGCCCCCCGGCTTCGAACTCAGCGACGACGAGGCCTTCGCCGGCCTGCCTGCCGACGGCCCCCGCACCGCCTCCGCCTTCATCAACCCACCCGTGTCCGGCGGTCGTTTTCATATCACCCTCCACACCGTCGGCAGCGACACCACGCCGGCGACCTACGAACTCTACGTCGGCGGACGCCACATCGGCGCCTTCGAGCCGCCCCTCGCCTTCGAACCCACCGCCGAGGGCCCCGCCTTCAATCGCCTCTGGGAGTTCGTCGAAATCAACGACGGCGAAGCCATCGAACTGCGCGCCACCGTCGGGTCCTCCGACGCCGATGCCCCCGCAGCCGCGGCCGCCGCTCGCTGGTCTCGCCTCGTGCTCACGCCCGTCGACTACGACCCCACGCGCCCCCCGCCGCCCGCCGTTCCCGGCGTCAGCTCCGCCACCTACACCCGCGCCTCATCCAACGCCGAAGGTGCCAGCGCCAACGTCCTCGCCCGCGCCCCCAATGGCGACGGCGCCATCACCGTATCCGGAGAACGGTTACAGTGGCACACCGTCACCCTCGACCTCGACGGCCCCTTCGCCCACGAGGACGACGTTGCCCCCAATCCCTTCAGCGACCTCGCCTTCAACGTCACCTTTACCCACGCCTCCGGCAGCCCGCGCTACACCGTGCCGGGCTTCTTTGCCGCCGATGGCCACGCCGCCGAATCCAGCGCCACCTCCGGCCGCACCTGGCGGGCCCACTTCACGCCCGACGTGCCCGGCGACTGGACCTACGTGGTCTCCTTCGAACGCGGTCCGCACGCCGCCACCTACCACGGCGGCAATCCCGTCGCGCCCTACCACGGCCTGAGCGGCGTGCTCTCCATCGCGCCCACCGACAAAGCCGCCCCCGACTTCCGCGCCCGCGGTCGCCTCACCTACACCGGCGAGCGTTACCTGCGCTTCGCCGGCGACGGCCGCCCCTGGCTCAAGGCCGGACCGGACGCCCCTGAAACGTTTCTCGCTTACACCGGCTTCGACAATACCACCGCCGGCCGCGAGCAGGTGCCGCTTAAATCCTGGACCGCCCACCTGCGCGACTGGCAACGCGGCGACCCAACCTGGCGCGATGGTCGCGGCCGCGGCATCATTGGCGCGCTCAACTACCTCGCCGCCCAGGGCCTCAACACTGTGTCGTTCCTCACCTACAATGCCGGCGGCGACGGCGACAACGTGTGGCCCTTCGTCGACCGCAACGACAAGCTCCACTACGACGTCTCCAAACTCGCCCAGTGGGACCTCGTCTTCACCCACGCCCAGCGCCTTGGCCTGCACCTGCACTTCAAACTGCAGGAAACCGAAATCGACGACCAGCGCGCCACGCACCTCCGCACCGCCACCACCATCCCCGAGGCCATGGACGGCGGCGACACCGGCCCGGAACGCCGCCTTTATTTCCGCGAGTTGATCGCCCGCTTCGGCCACCACCTCGCCCTCACCTGGAACTTCGGCGAGGAGAACACCCAGACCTACGAAGAGCAGATCGCCATGCTCAACTACGTCGCCTCCATCGATCCCTACCAACACCACCGCGTGCTGCACACGTATCCACACCAGCAGGACGAGGTCTATACGCCCCTGCTCGGCGACCGCTCCAAACTCACCGGCATCTCTCTCCAAAACGCCTGGGATACCGTGCACGAACGCACCGCCCACTGGCTCGCCGCCAGCGCCGCCACCGGACACACCTGGGTCGTGGCCAACGACGAGCAGGGCTCCGCCGCCGTCGGCGTGCCGGCCGACCCCGGTTACGAGGGCCAGGACGGCGTCGCCACCACCGCCGACGGGGTCCAATACGATCTCCACGACATCCGCGCCCTCACCCTCTGGGGCAACCTCATGGCCGGCGGCGCCGGGGTGGAGTATTACTTCGGTTACCAACAACCGCAGAACGACCTGCAATGTGAGGACTACCGCAGCCGCACCCGCTCGTGGACCTACGCCCGCCTCGCCCTCGAGTTCTTCCGCGCCCTCCCCGTCGACCTCGCCACCCTCCTGCCCGCCGACCAGCTCGCCGGCGTCGACTGGTGCCTCGCCGCCCCCGGCGAGCTCTACGTCGTCTACCTACCGCGCGGCGGTGAAGCCACCCTCGACCTGACCAACGCCCCCGGCACCTACGCCGTCGAGTGGTTCGACCCGCGCACCGGCGACCGCTTCCCCGCCAACCCCGTCACCGGCGGCGCCCCCGTCTCCCTCGGCACCGCCCCCGACCTCCCCACCGCAGACTGGGCCCTCACCCTCACCCGAATGGAATAA
- a CDS encoding type III pantothenate kinase yields the protein MLACIDIGNTHTHFGFCTPGGLSAATDTGEVKTASLEALLPLLETRRAELTAIAFCSVVPAAVPRLRTALVALDLPLWQLTHEVKLGVDITYPRPAEIGQDRLANAAGAAALGPLPAVVIDLGTAVTFDIVTDRGGYEGGIITPGPSLMTRYLHEHTAQLPLVEDVTSPVTSAIGKSTVEAMRIGAVLGFTGLMQACLDGVEGDLTAAGEPTARVITCGGAYALVRNRLRQPTTDIPDLTLRGLAAAWALNQGSG from the coding sequence ATGCTCGCCTGTATCGACATCGGCAATACACACACCCACTTCGGCTTCTGCACGCCCGGAGGGCTGTCCGCGGCCACCGACACCGGTGAGGTAAAAACCGCCTCCCTCGAAGCGCTCCTGCCGCTGCTGGAGACCCGACGCGCCGAGCTCACCGCCATCGCTTTTTGCAGCGTCGTGCCGGCTGCGGTGCCGCGCCTGCGCACTGCGCTCGTCGCCCTCGATCTGCCGCTCTGGCAACTCACTCACGAGGTGAAGCTCGGGGTCGACATCACCTACCCGCGCCCGGCCGAGATCGGCCAAGACCGCCTCGCCAACGCCGCCGGCGCCGCCGCGCTCGGCCCCCTGCCCGCCGTCGTCATCGACCTCGGCACCGCCGTCACCTTCGACATCGTCACCGACCGCGGCGGCTACGAAGGCGGCATCATCACCCCCGGCCCCTCGCTCATGACGCGCTACCTGCATGAGCACACCGCCCAGTTGCCGCTCGTCGAGGACGTCACTTCACCGGTCACCTCGGCCATCGGTAAGTCCACCGTCGAAGCCATGCGCATCGGCGCCGTGCTCGGTTTCACCGGCCTCATGCAAGCCTGTCTCGATGGCGTGGAAGGCGACCTCACCGCCGCCGGCGAACCGACGGCCCGCGTCATCACCTGCGGCGGCGCCTACGCCCTCGTGCGCAACCGCCTCCGCCAGCCCACCACCGACATCCCCGACCTGACCCTCCGCGGCCTCGCCGCCGCCTGGGCACTGAATCAGGGTTCCGGGTAA
- the nadC gene encoding carboxylating nicotinate-nucleotide diphosphorylase, whose protein sequence is MARDEDLAGLGLNQRPAEAGDFSTGSIASAPRTSTAHLTARQDLTVSGLPLLSLILSTYRSETSGPAEVQLRTHDGARLSCGDVLATFTGDPRTLLAAERIALNFVQRLSGIATLTRRYVDALGEGRTRLLDTRKTTPGYRMLEKYAVACGGGWNHRLGLFDRVMLKDNHLALLGSTDDLAGAVNRARQHAPKLPVEVEVDRLDQIPPVLTAGADVILLDNFTPDQLREAVALIKGRALTEASGGITLETLPALAGLGLDFVSTGALVHQSTWVDIGLDWKQ, encoded by the coding sequence ATGGCCCGCGACGAGGACTTGGCCGGTCTCGGCCTCAATCAACGCCCCGCCGAGGCCGGTGACTTTTCCACCGGCAGCATCGCCAGCGCCCCGCGCACCAGCACCGCTCACCTCACCGCCCGCCAGGACCTCACCGTCAGCGGCCTGCCCCTGCTGAGCCTCATCCTCTCGACCTACCGCTCCGAGACGTCGGGTCCGGCCGAGGTCCAACTGCGCACCCACGACGGTGCCCGCCTCTCCTGCGGCGATGTGCTCGCCACCTTCACCGGCGATCCGCGCACCCTGCTCGCCGCCGAACGCATCGCGCTCAACTTCGTCCAACGCCTCTCCGGCATCGCCACGCTCACCCGCCGCTACGTCGACGCCCTCGGCGAGGGCCGCACCCGCCTGCTCGACACCCGCAAAACCACCCCCGGTTACCGCATGCTCGAAAAATACGCCGTGGCCTGCGGCGGCGGCTGGAACCATCGCCTCGGTCTCTTCGACCGCGTGATGCTCAAGGACAACCACCTCGCCCTGCTCGGCTCCACCGACGACCTCGCCGGCGCCGTCAACCGCGCCCGCCAGCACGCCCCCAAGCTGCCTGTCGAAGTGGAAGTCGATCGCCTCGATCAGATCCCGCCCGTGCTCACCGCCGGCGCCGACGTCATCCTGCTCGACAACTTTACGCCCGACCAACTCCGCGAAGCCGTTGCCCTCATCAAAGGCCGCGCCCTCACCGAAGCCTCCGGCGGCATCACTCTCGAAACGCTGCCCGCCCTCGCCGGCCTGGGCCTCGATTTCGTTTCGACCGGCGCCCTCGTCCACCAAAGCACCTGGGTCGACATCGGTCTCGATTGGAAGCAATGA
- a CDS encoding type II toxin-antitoxin system VapB family antitoxin → MKTTFDIPEDTFAELMQRTKAQTKREAVLMAIEDYNRRQRLAAAADLAGTFDAFMDQDDLKRVREDRSA, encoded by the coding sequence ATGAAGACCACCTTCGATATTCCCGAAGACACCTTTGCGGAACTCATGCAGCGCACCAAGGCCCAGACCAAACGTGAGGCCGTGCTCATGGCCATCGAAGACTACAACCGGCGACAACGTCTCGCTGCCGCCGCCGATCTGGCTGGCACCTTCGACGCATTTATGGATCAGGACGATCTCAAGCGCGTGCGTGAAGACCGCTCGGCCTGA
- a CDS encoding SDR family oxidoreductase, whose protein sequence is MPISSAFTDQVIWITGASSGIGAALARALAAAGAQLVLSARREPELQALAATVPGGPERHLVLPLDLTATGTFPAAVETVLARFGHLDRLINNGGLGQRGDAADTPLEVDRRIMEVNYFGQVGLTKAVLPHLTTRGAGHIVVVSSVVGYVATPHRSAYAASKHALHGFYNALRAELHPTGVRVSIVCPGYVRTEISLHALDSSGGRHARMDKNQARAMSADTFAARLLPQLAAHKEEILIGGREIYAVYLQRFLPRLVSRVLRRSPKR, encoded by the coding sequence GTGCCAATCTCCAGCGCCTTCACCGACCAAGTCATCTGGATCACCGGCGCCTCCTCCGGCATCGGGGCCGCGCTCGCCCGCGCCCTCGCCGCCGCTGGTGCGCAACTCGTCCTCTCCGCCCGCCGCGAACCCGAGCTGCAGGCCCTCGCCGCCACCGTCCCCGGCGGCCCGGAGCGCCACCTTGTCCTCCCGCTCGATCTCACCGCAACCGGCACCTTCCCCGCCGCCGTTGAAACCGTGCTCGCGCGCTTCGGCCACCTCGATCGCCTCATCAACAACGGCGGACTCGGCCAGCGTGGCGACGCTGCCGACACGCCGCTCGAAGTCGATCGCCGCATCATGGAGGTGAACTACTTCGGCCAAGTCGGCCTCACCAAAGCCGTGCTCCCCCACCTCACGACCCGCGGGGCCGGTCACATCGTGGTCGTGAGCAGCGTCGTCGGCTACGTTGCGACCCCACACCGCTCGGCTTACGCGGCCTCCAAACACGCCCTCCACGGCTTCTACAACGCTCTGCGCGCCGAGCTGCACCCCACCGGCGTGCGGGTGAGCATCGTTTGCCCGGGCTACGTGCGCACGGAGATCAGCCTGCATGCCCTCGACTCCAGCGGCGGCCGCCATGCCCGCATGGACAAGAATCAGGCCCGCGCCATGAGCGCCGACACCTTCGCCGCCCGCCTCCTGCCGCAACTCGCTGCCCACAAGGAGGAAATCCTCATCGGCGGCCGCGAAATCTACGCCGTTTACCTGCAACGCTTCCTCCCCCGCCTCGTCTCCCGGGTCTTGCGCCGAAGCCCAAAACGATAA
- a CDS encoding biotin--[acetyl-CoA-carboxylase] ligase, with translation MKTAHADLTIIRTLLDAGDDFVSGSSLADTLGLSRVAIWQHMEKLREQGFAFEAVRSRGYRLTAKPTTLNALLIEARLPAAARCTLVALDTVDSTNDEAMRRAALGEATPLVVIAREQTRGRGRMGRTWVSEPNGNLYLTFALRPEVPPERLATITPWVGVNLCALFSNYGKVDARIKWPNDILINGRKAGGILTEARIDADRIRDLVIGCGLNLTPPAGGWQGELAERAISIGEAAAAPVDLNHFAAAVISRVLTACRTFQDGDCSAELAAQWQRYDALVDRTITLLHGREEITGIAAGIDTDGSLLLRVNGGAPQRFRAGEVTIAKK, from the coding sequence ATGAAAACCGCCCACGCCGATCTCACCATCATCCGCACGCTCCTCGATGCGGGTGACGACTTTGTCTCTGGCAGCAGTCTGGCCGACACCCTCGGACTCTCCCGCGTCGCCATCTGGCAGCACATGGAAAAGCTGCGCGAACAAGGCTTCGCCTTCGAGGCCGTGCGCTCCCGCGGCTACCGCCTCACCGCCAAACCCACCACGCTCAACGCCCTGCTCATCGAAGCCCGCCTGCCCGCCGCCGCCCGCTGCACCCTCGTCGCCCTCGACACCGTCGACAGCACCAACGACGAAGCCATGCGCCGCGCCGCCCTGGGCGAAGCCACCCCGCTCGTCGTCATTGCCCGCGAGCAGACCCGTGGCCGCGGACGCATGGGCCGCACCTGGGTCTCCGAGCCGAACGGCAACCTCTACCTCACCTTCGCGCTGCGCCCCGAAGTCCCGCCGGAGCGCCTCGCCACCATCACGCCTTGGGTCGGCGTCAACCTCTGCGCCCTGTTCTCCAACTACGGCAAGGTCGACGCCCGCATCAAGTGGCCCAACGACATCCTCATCAACGGCCGCAAAGCCGGCGGCATCCTCACCGAAGCCCGCATCGACGCCGACCGCATTCGCGACCTCGTCATCGGCTGCGGCCTCAACCTCACGCCCCCCGCCGGCGGCTGGCAGGGCGAACTCGCCGAACGCGCCATCTCCATCGGCGAAGCCGCCGCCGCTCCGGTGGACCTCAACCACTTCGCCGCCGCCGTGATCAGCCGCGTGCTCACCGCCTGTCGCACCTTTCAGGACGGCGATTGCAGCGCCGAACTCGCGGCCCAGTGGCAACGCTACGACGCCCTCGTCGACCGCACCATCACGCTCCTGCACGGTCGCGAAGAAATCACCGGCATCGCCGCCGGTATCGACACCGACGGCTCCCTCCTCCTCCGCGTCAACGGCGGCGCCCCCCAACGCTTCCGCGCCGGCGAAGTCACGATTGCCAAAAAGTAA